Proteins from a genomic interval of Diprion similis isolate iyDipSimi1 chromosome 10, iyDipSimi1.1, whole genome shotgun sequence:
- the LOC124411447 gene encoding uncharacterized protein LOC124411447 has protein sequence MSRSNLASIVKISLLLACFVLIQRVAGVPEVITSGDVTVNETATQKLECSRKGLNDTKVTWKTPIDHQNHENQSFFYENDIVTSTLTLLNVTQRDDGEYNCLFEDGIFGFSIGSINVKVRKPNLDNNDLSATVKPYKQGGARLTWQDNNSIVPGENVSVSIECKITRGNNVPSGWEDCGEKLNCTGNKIRSVCDIKKFKSNEFRVKVKGSDGHDYFSNSVNFNTYPPFAPNVTLVNSTQDSVTITWNKSPYVIESDTHFHEITVLPGKRVIKNYGKFSEKINGLNCSNTYSIRVAPCVDDEYGGCLSASEELKATTKPCKITKNISAISQPETSTVVLAIFSLYFLTKYNFN, from the exons ATGTCGCGAAGCAACTTGGCGTCGATAGTTAAGATATCCTTGCTTTTAGCCTGCTTCGTTCTGATCCAGCGTGTAGCAGGTGTACCTGAAG TGATTACATCAGGAGATGTTACGGTGAATGAAACAGCAACGCAAAAGTTAGAATGCAGTAGAAAAGGACTCAACGACACCAAAGTTACTTGGAAAACACCCATTGATCATCAGAATCATGAAAATCAAAGCTTTTTCTATGAAAATGATATAGTGACATCGACGCTGACGCTTCTAAATGTTACGCAAAGGGATGATGGAGAATATAACTGCCTTTTTGAGGATGGAATTTTCGGATTTTCAATCGGTTCTATAAACGTGAAAGTCCGCAAACCGAATTTGGACAATAATGATCTATCTGCCACAGTAAAACCTTACAAGCAAGGCGGTGCTCGGTTAACGTGGCAAGACAATAATTCCATCGTACCAGGTGAAAACGTATCCGTCAGCATAGAATGCAAAATAACTCGTGGAAACAATGTTCCTTCAGGCTGGGAAGATTGTGGAGAGAAATTGAACTGCACGGGAAATAAGATACGATCAGTAtgcgatataaaaaaattcaaaagtaatGAATTTAGAGTCAAGGTGAAGGGTTCTGACGGCCACGATTACTTTAGTAATTCGGTGAACTTTAACACAT atCCCCCCTTCGCTCCAAATGTTACACTCGTGAATTCCACCCAGGATTCAGTAACGATTACTTGGAACAAGTCACCATATGTAATAGAATCTGACACCCACTTTCACGAAATTACAGTATTACCTGGGAAAAGAGTAATAAAAAACTATGGAAAATTCAGCGAGAAAATCAACGGGCTTAACTGCAGCAATACGTATTCGATCAGAGTTGCACCTTGTGTTGACGATGAATATGGCGGTTGCCTATCTGCAAGTGAGGAACTAAAAGCCACGACGAAGCCGTGcaagattacaaaaaatatttcggcgATTTCTCAACCAGAAACGAGTACCGTCGTTCTAGCTATATTTTCTCTGTATTTCCTAACGAAGTACaactttaattaa